In Cryptococcus decagattii chromosome 11, complete sequence, one DNA window encodes the following:
- a CDS encoding S-formylglutathione hydrolase codes for MVQLEKLSSNKAAGGFLTKYKFPSASLALPTQFNVFIPSSASPDSPVPVLFYLAGLTCTEDTGAQKGGFLNAAGKEGIALVFPDTSPRGAGVEGEDDDWQLGTGAGFFINAETDKWKKHYNMYDLVVKELPEVLKEANLGLDFSKWSLMGHSMGGHGSLSIYLKNPGLFKSASAFAPICNPAAVPWGTNAFSNYLSSSSSWHDHDSSALLPEFAGEPKILVDVGTDDQFLKQGQLQPQALEKAGKEGVEVRMQDGYDHSYYFISTFGPEHVAFHAKYLKA; via the exons ATGGTCCAGCTCGAAAAGCTCTCCTCTAACAAGGCTGCCGGAGGCTTCCTAACAAAGTACAAATTCCCCTCTGCCTCCCTCGCCCTCCCCACTCAGTTCAACGTCTTCATCCCATCCTCCGCCTCTCCTGATTCCCCAGTCCCTGTCCTCTTTTACCTCGCAGGTCTCACCTGTACTGAAGATACTGGCGCCCAGAAGGGAGGATTCCTTAATGCCGCAGGCAAAGAGGGTATTGCCCTTGTATTCCCTGATACTAGCCCTAGGGGTGCGGGAGTAGAAggcgaggatgatgattggCAGTTGGGTACTGGTGCaggcttcttcatcaatgCTGAGACGGAcaaatggaagaagcaTTACAATATGTATGATTTGGTTGTCAAGGAATTGCCAGAGGTGCTGAAAGAGGCAAACTTGGGCCTC GACTTTTCCAAATGGTCTCTCATGGGCCACTCCATGGGTG GGCACGGTTCCTTGTCCATCTACCTCAAGAATCCGGGCCTTTTCAAGTCTGCCTCCGCCTTTGCTCCCATCTG CAACCCCGCCGCCGTCCCATGGGGCACCAACGCATTCAGCAACTATctatcctcctcttcttcttggcaTGACCACGACTCTTCGGCGCTTCTTCCCGAGTTTGCTGGCGAACCCAAGATTTTGGTGGATGTCGGTACGGACGACCAATTCCTCAAACAAGGCCAACTCCAGCCCCAGGCGTTGGAAAAGGcagggaaggaaggtgtGGAGGTAAGGATGCAAGATGGGTACGATCATTCTTATTACTTT
- a CDS encoding S-(hydroxymethyl)glutathione dehydrogenase, with protein MSTEGQVITCKAAIAWEAGKPLSIETVEVAPPKEGEVRIKILYTGLCHTDAYTLSGSDPEGAFPVILGHEGGGIVESVGKGVDNVKVGDHVVPLYTAECRECKFCKSGKTNLCGRVRTTQGKGVMPDGTTRFKCKGQDILHFMGCSTFSQYTVVSKFSVVAINPKAPLKTSCLLGCGITTGYGAATKSQGIEGTNVAIFGVGCVGLSVLQGAKAKGCKRIFAIDTNPKKKEWAEKFGATDFVNPKDLPEGKSIVDYLIEETDGGLDFTFDATGNVGVMRNALEACHKGWGVCTIIGVAPAGAEISTRPFQLVTGRVWKGSAFGGVKGRTELPGIVEDYLAGKLWVNEFVTHNETLEGINKGFDDMHAGDCIRCVVDMGFNEAP; from the exons ATGTCTACAGAAGGCCAA GTTATCACTTGCAAGGCTGCTATCGCTTGGGAGGCTG GCAAACCCCTTTCTATCGAGACCGTTGAAGTCGCGCCCCCAAAGGAGGGCGAGGTCCGAATTAAGATCCTCTA CACTGGTTTATGCCACAC TGACGCCTATACTCTTTCCGGCAGCGACCCTGAGGGAGCCTTCCCCGTCATCCTTGGACACGAGGGTGGTGGTATCGTCGAGTCTGTCGGCAAGGGCGTTGACAACGTCAAGGTTGGCGACCACGTTGTCCCTCTCTACACTGCTG AGTGCAGAGAATGCAAGTTCTGCAAATCCGGAAAGACCAACCTCTGTGGTCGAGTGCGAACCACCCAGGGTAAGGGTGTGATGCCTGACGGAACCACTCGATTCAAGTGCAAAGGTCAAGACATCTTGCACTTT ATGGGCTGCTCTACTTTCTCTCAGTACACTGTCGTCTCCAAGTTCTCCGTCGTCGCCATCAACCCTAAAGCACCTCTCAAGACTTCTTGTCTCCTTGGTTGCGGTATCACCACAGGTTACGGTGCTGCCACCAAGAGTCAAGGTATTGAGGGCACAAACGTCGCCATCTTTGGTGTTGGCTGTGTCGGCTTGAGTGTCTTGCAGGGTGCTAAGGCTAAGGGTTGCAAGAGGATCTTTGCTATTGACACCAACCCTAAGAAGAAGGAGTGGGCCGAGAAGTTTGGTGCCA CCGACTTTGTCAACCCCAAGGATCTCCCCGAGGGCAAGAGCATTGTTGATTACCTCATCGAGGAGACCGACGGCGGTCTTGACTTCACCTTCGACGCTACTGGTAACGTTGGCGTGATGCGAAACGCTCTCGAGGCTTGTCACAAGGGTTGGGGTGTGTGCACCATCATTGGTGTCGCCCCCGCCGGTGCCGAAATCTCTACTCGACC GTTCCAGCTCGTCACTGGTCGAGTGTGGAAGGGTTCAGCTTTCGGTGGTGTCAAGGGCCGAACCGAGCTTCCTGGTATCGTGGAAGACTATCTCGCGGGCAAGCTTTGGGTTAACGAGTTTGTCACTCATAACGAGACCCTTGAGGGCATCAACAAGGGCTTCGATGACATGCAT GCCGGTGACTGCATTCGGTGCGTCGTTGACATGGGCTTCAATGAGGCTCCTTAG